TGTGGGTGCGCGGTCCCAACGTGATGAAGGGCTACTTCCGCCAGCCGGCGGCTACCCGTGCCTGCCTGACCGAGGACGGCTGGCTCAATACCGGCGATATCGCCCGCTTCGACGACGACGATCAGCTCTACATCGTCGGCCGCAGTAAGGAGCTGATCATCCGCTCCGGCTTCAACATCTATCCGCCCGACGTCGAGGCGGTGATCAACGAGCACCCCGACGTGACCCTCTCGGCGGTGGTGGGGCGCCAGGTGGAAGGCAACGAGGAGGTGGTCGCCTTCATCCAGTGCGAACCCGGTGCCAGGGCTGATGAAGAGGCGCTCAAGGCCTTCATCGCCGAGCGCCTGGCACCCTACAAGCGGCCGACGCGACTAGTACTGATGGACGCGCTGCCGGCCACCGCCAGCGGCAAGATCCTCAAGGGGCGTCTGCGCGAGCTGGCCAACCGCGAGGGGGCGGCATGAGCGAATCCAGCCAGTCGCCCCTGATGGGCTACCACGAGCTGCTCGGCCTGCGGGTGGTGGAGTGGTCGGAAGGGGTCGCCGTGGTCGAGCTGGTGGCCGATGAGCGCCACCTCAACCGCAGCGGCATCGTGCACGGCGGGGTGCTCACTTCGATGCTCGACAGCGCTCTGAGTCTCGCCGGGCTCTACTGCGAGCTGCCTGGCCGAGTAAGGCGCGGGATGACCCTGTCGCTCACGACCACCTTCGTCGGGCCTGCCGGTCCAGGCCTGCTGCGTGCCACCGGCAGGGTGCGCGGCGGCGGGCGCAAGGTCTACATGGCCAGTGGCGAGGTCACCGGCCGCGGGGGCGAGCTGGTGGCGATGGCCGAAGGTGCGTTTCGTCGGCGCGCTGGCAGCGAGTCGCCGGAGGGTGTCCCCGAGTGACACCGGCACGGCTGCGTGCCAGCCTGCTGGTGTTGGTGACCCTGGCGACCCTCGGCCACCTGGTATTCACCAGCGCCTGGCTGCAGGGCATCGCAGCATTGGCGCTGGCCCTCTATCTGGCCGGCGTGACCCGGCACCTGTCGTCCATGGCGCGCTGGCTGCTTGCCGCGGCCGCCGCGCTGAGCGTGGTCGTCCTATGGCGCAGCGATACTCCCGGTAGACTGCTGTTCGAGGCGGCCGGCCGCTTCGCCTTCTTTGCCACCTTCGTGGTGGCGCTCAGCCTGCTGCGCCTGCCCGCCTATCGCTCACGTCTGGTGCGGCGCTGCGGCGAGGCGATGCTGCTGCAGCCGCCGGGACGGCGCTACCCGATCCTCTCGGCCGGTTCGGCGCTGTTCGGCATCATCCTCAATATCGGCGTACTCAACCTGTTCGCCGGCATGATCGAGAAGAGCAATACCCTGGCGGCGGCCCAGGGCCGCGCCTGGGTGCGACAAGTACGCCAGCGACGGATGATGCTGGCCCTGCTGCGCGGCTTCTCGCTGGCCCCACTGATCTCGCCCATGGGCATCGGTGTAGCAGTGGTGCTCTCCAACCTGCCCGAGCTGCGTTGGCTCGACCTCGCCCCCTATGTGATCGGTGCCGCGCTGCTCATCTTCCTGGTGGGGTGGGGCGTCGATCATGTCACCGGCCCGCATCCCGCTCATGTCAGCGGTCCGGCCCCTGCCTCGCGACGCACGTCGCACCCGGCTCCCTCGGCGGCGCCGTTGGGGCAGTTCTGCCTGCTGCTGTTGGGTGTCGTCTCACTGGTGTTCCTGCTGGCCTGGGCGCTGCAGGTGCGGCTGCCCATCGCCGTGCTGATGGGCGCACCGCTTGCGGCGATCACCTGGCTCGCCTGGCAGAGGCGGCGGCTCGGCATGCTGGGCGCACCGGCGGCGCTGGCCAGCTTGCATCGTCAGTTGCCGTGGCTGCTGGCACCGAGTGCCAACGAGGTCGTGGTACTGGGGGCGGCAGGCTACCTGGGCCACCTGTGCGTGGCGCTGGTGCCGGTGGAGAGCCTCGGGCCGCTGCTGGCTGCGGTGCAGCCGCTGGGGGCGTCCAACGCCGTGCTGGCCATGTTGCTGGTGATGGGGCTGGCCCAGGTCGGCATCAATCCCATCGTCACCGTGACGCTGCTCGTGGGACTGGTGCCGACGCTGCCCATCGACGGGCTGCCGCCGGCACTGCTCGGGGCATCGCTGATGGTGGGCTGGGCGCTGGCGATGATGTCATCGCCGATGACGGCCTCGATGCTGATCCTGTCGCGCTTCACCGGGGTCGCGTCGAGCCGCATCGGCTATCGCTGGAATGCGCGCTTCCTGCTCGCCTGTATCCCGCTGCTGGCCGGTTGGTTCCTGCTCGCGGCCTGGTAATGACTTGTGCTGCCTTTAGCCGTGCCGCTCTTCTACCGCCAAGCTGGCCTGCCGGTGTGGGCCGCCCAAATGGCGAGGGTAGCCCAGTGCCTCGATGGCGAGCAGGTCGATGTCGCTCGCGCGGTAGGCCCAGCCACGTTCGGCCAGCATCAGGCTCGCCGCTTCCATGGCGGCGTGAGGATTGGCGTCGTCGTCCCATGCGGCTTGCGCCAGGGTGGCGAGCAGGCTGCCCTGCCGGCTGACCGCCACTTCCTGGCGTAGCGCCTTGAGCAGATTGGCCACGGCCTGCTGGCGAGCGGCATCGGCGCGCAGTGCCACCAGCTCGGCCAGGCTGCCCTCGGCAGGTACGACCAGCGCCAGGTCGGCGTCGAGGCTGTCGAGATCGTGCGCCGCTTCCACATCGCGCAAGGCGATACGCAGGCAGTGGGCCGGGCAGGTCGCATCGGCTCCGGCAGCGATGAGACAGGCCTGGGTGGCGTCGTCTGCCCGCTCGTTGAGTTCGATACCGGCCCGCTCGGCCTTGTTCCTGAGTTTGTCGTACAGGGGATGTTCGCCGAGCAGGGCCAGGCGCGTCAGGGCGGAGGCCTCGCCCGCCTCTGGCACCTTGTGCGGCGCACGGGCGGCGAAGAAGGCGTGGATCAGGCCGGCGCGCTGGGGCGACTCCATGCAGGAAAGGAACAGCTCGCGCTCGCGGCGCAGCCCTTCGGCCAGGCTGCCCTCGCTGCTGGCGGCGATGGCCTCGAGGCAGCGGAAGGGGGAGTAGAGCTCCGGCACCTCGCTTTCCAGCTTGGCGCGGTAGCGTTCGATGACTTCGGGATCGGCCGCTGGCGGCGGCAGCTCGCCGGTGACTCGCGCCCTGCGCGTGCCTGACAGCACGTCGCGCGCCGCCGCCAGTCCCGCCTCCAAGGGGTCGTCGAGCTCGAGCACGGCGTCGACGATGCCCAGCGACAGGGCCTCGTCGGCGGGGGCGAAGCGTCCGCTGGTGATCAGGTCCAGGGCGGCTTCGACGCCGGCCAGTCGCGGCAGCCGCTGGGTACCGCCGGCACCGGGCAGCAGCCCCAGCTTGACCTCGGGCAGGCCCACCCTGGTGCCCGGCAGCGCCACGCGCAACTGGCAGCCCATCGCAACCTCCAGCCCGCCGCCCAGCGCCGTGCCGTGCAGCACGGCAACGATGGGCTTGGCGCTGGCCTCGAGATGGGCGATCACCTGCGGCAAGATCGGTGCCTGTGGGGGCTTGCCGAATTCGCGGATGTCGGCCCCGGCGATGAAGGTGCGGCCGCGGGCGAGAAGCACCAGTACCTGAGCCTGGGGATCATCGTTGCCCTGACTGACGGCCTCCATCACTCCCTGTCGCACGGCCTGGCCCAGGGCGTTGACCGGCGGATTGTCGATGATGATCACGCCAATCTCGTCGTGGCGCTGGTAGGTGACGGGGGACGTCATGCGGTATGGCTCCCTATGTCAGGCATCGGTTCTAATGAATGGTACATGCACGCAACCTCAAGAATCGACGGGAGGTGCCATCTTCGCCATACGCGGTCCTGCGTGGCGCTGGCTCCAGCGCGCCAGCAGCACGGCAGGCAGCAGGGCGGCCATCGCACTGCCCAGCAGTTCGAACTGGCTGAGCGGCACCATGCCGCCGCCGGGCAGGGCGAACAGCAGGCCGGCCACCAGTACCAGGCCGCGGGCCGGGATTTCATGCAGGGCGCCGATGCCGAGCCTTCCCACGCCGATCAAATAGCCCTGCATGGCCGAGGCAAACAGCACGATGCCGATCACGGCCTGAACGAACACCAGGCCGATTTGCCATGCCTCTCCCTGCATGATCAAGGCGGGATTGAGCACGAACAGGAAGGGAATGAAATAGATCACGCTGCCCAGGCGCATGGCCTGGAGGCCCGTGGCCATGGGGCGAGCGCCGGCCACGGTGGCGGCGGCGAAGGCGCCCAGCGCCACCGGCGGGGTGATGAAGCTGAGCATGCCCCAATAGAGAATGAACATGTGCACCGCCATGGGATCGAGCCCACCCCCCTGGATCAGCGCCGGCGCCAGCGCCACGGCGAGGAAGATATAGGCCGCGGTGACGGTCATGCCGATACCGAGCACGAAGCTGGTCAGGGCGCCCATGATCAGCAGCAGCGGCACGCTGCCGCCGGCGATATGGATGAAGTCGTTGGCGATGGTGCCGGAGAGCCCGGTCATCGACAGCGCGCCGACCAGCATGCCGACGCCGGCCAGGATCGCGATCAGTTCGGCGAACAGCTTGGCCGCCGAGGAGAGCGATTCGCCCAGCTCGCGTAGCCCCCAGCGGTTGCGACGCGAGAACTGGTTGAGCACCAGCAGCAGTGCGGTGGCATAGAAGGGCGCCACGGCTTCGCGCTGCATCACCAGCAGCATCCACACCAGCAGGGCGAAGACGAAGATGAAGTACCAGCCTTGCTTGAGGGTCTGGGCGATCGAGGGCAGTTCCGCGGCGGGCAGGCCCTGGATGTCGTGGCGCGCCGCATAGGCATCGATCTGGATGAACAGACCGAGGAAATAGAGAATCGAGGGGATCACCGCAGCCAACGCCACGGCGGCATAGGGTACGTCGAGGAACATCGCCATGACGAAGGCGGTGGCGCCCATGACCGGCGGCATCAACACGCCGCCGGTGGAGGCGCAGGCCTCGACGCCGCCCGCGAACGAGCGGCCCATGCCGATGCGGCGCATGGCGGGGATCGACAGCACGCCGGTGGTCAGCACGTTGCTGATCACGCTGCCGCTCATCGAGCCCATCAGACCGCTGGAGAAGATCGACACCTTGGCCGGGCCGCCGCGCACGTGGCCCAGCAGGGCGAAGGCCAGGTCGATGAAGAACTTGCCGCCGCCGCTCTTCTGCAATACCACGCCGAAGACGAGGAAGCCGATGACCAGACCGGCGAAGGCCTGCAGCGGTACGCCCATGATGCTCTCGGTGCTCATGGTGTGATACATGGCGGTTTCCTCCAGAGTGGAGGGAAACGCCTGGATCGGCCCGGGCACGATATCGGCTACCAGCGGGTAGAGCGAGAAGGTCGCCACGATCACCGCGATCGGCCAGCCGCCGGCACGCCGGGCGGCCTCGACAATCAGCAGCCACCAGGCATAGCTGGCCAGAATGGCCGTATCGGGGGCGGCAAAGGCCCAGCCGCGCTCGAGGATCGACTCGGCGTGATAGACGAAGTAGCCACCGACGATCAGGGTGACGGCGCTGAGCAGGTAGTCGTACCAGGGCACCGGGAGGTGCTGCCGCGAAGGCAAGGCCGGCCACAGCAGATAGACCAGCGGCAGCAGCAGGGCCACCACGGCGTAGTAGAACTGCGTCTCCAGTCCGGTCACGAAGCGCAACCAGCCCAGGTTGAACAGGTAGTCCAGCGTCATGGCCATCAGCACGACCGTCACCGCGCCGGGTATCCAGCGCAGGGCGGTGGGCAGCGAGCGAACGTGGGTAATCTTTTCCTTGAGCTGGCGTGGCGACTCGGGGGGCGAAGTGGCGGTGGTCATGGCAGCATCCGTGAGGCGGCAAGGGGCGGCATGGCCGCCCCGGAATCAGTCGCTGGTGACGCGATCATTCGAAGACAGGATCGAAGCCGGCGTCGCGCAGGGCCGTGGCGCGCGCTTGCATCCAGGCGTCGCGGAACGCCTCTTCGTCCGAGGGCGCATCCTCGATGAAGGCGTTCCAGGTCTCGAGCAGCAGCTCCTGGCGTTCGACCAGCGAGTCCTGGTGCGCCTGCATGTCATCGGTCCATTCACCGATCTCCTTGTAGTACTCGACCACGGCGTCGTGGAACGGCAGCACCCAGGTCAGGTCCTGGTACTCCAGGGCGTAGCCCACCGCGCCGGGCGCGGCATCCTTGTAGTCGTCGTAGTTGTCCTGCAGCGCCTTGATCAGGCCGTAGGCGACGTTGTCATCGAGGTCCTGGTTGGCCACCACGATCGGGTACGGGTAGCTGGCGCTGGGCACGGGATTGTCGGCGCTGACGTCGCCGGCCCCGGCGGTGACCTCGTGGGGCTGGAAGTAGGGCGCTACCGCCAGCATGCGCTCCCAGCCCTCGGCGTCGTCGGGGTCGAGCACCGGCCAACTGATGCCGCGGGGGCTGCTGGCGAGCTGCTGGGCGGGCGGCGTGACGGTGGTGGTGAAGGAGGCATCGACGTCGCCGGCGATGATGCCGTCGAAGGAGCGCGCATAGCCGGGGTAGTCGACGCGCTCGACGTCGTCCCAGGTCAGCCCGCCGAAGGCCAGGTAGGCCTCGGTGCCCTTGTTGAGGGCGTCGTCACCACGGATATAGGCGATGCGCTTGCCGGCCAGGTCGGCCGGGGTTTCGACGTCGAGGTCGCCAGCCACCGCCAGCGACAGGCCGAAGGAGGCGGTGGAGGTCGTGAGCACCCGGATGGGCTGGGGGCCCCAGTCGCGGTCGGCGAACATCAATACACCCTCCGCGCCGTAGTAGCTGGCGATACCGCAGGCGCAGAGGTCGACGCGGCCCTGCTTGAGCGGCGTCATGCGCGAGACGTCATTGTCGCCGGGCAGGACGCGCACCGAGGTGCCGTAGTGGTTCTGCAGCATGTTGCCGATGGCCACGGCCTGGGCATAGCCGCTGGAATTGGTGCCGTAGGCGGTCCAGGCCATGGTGCGCGGCAATTCGACCTCGGCGGACTGGGCGACGCCGGCGCAGAGCAGCGAGAGCGGAAGGGCGATGAAGGCGAGCGGATGGGACAGCTGGCGCATGGGAGACTCCTGTGCCGTGGGCGATTGTTGTTTTGCTATGCGGTATTTAATTCCGAAACTGAGGTCGATACTAGAAAGGCACTGCGACGCTGTCAACGGATCCACGCCACTGCCTTTCCGCTAGGCGGAATGCCGCCGTGCGGTGTTTCGGGAAGGCTGGAAAAAGAAAGGCTTGGCAGGCTTTTTTTCGGACAGCGCAGCGCGCCCTACGACCAAGGTATAGGCGTGCAGACGGTGATCTGAGTGGGGGTGGCGGCGTTATTCCGATGGGCGCGACAGTTCCCGCCAGGCGGCGTAGCTACTGAGGAACACGCGTCCGGTCATGTCGTCGAGGAAATCGCTGCGCTTGAGCTGGTCCATCACCGGCCCCTTCACTTCGGCCAGGTGCAGGGTGACACGGGAGTCCTTGAGGCGAGCGTTGATGGCGTCCAGGCTCTCCAGCGCCGAGGCGTCGATCAGGTTGACCGCCGAGCAGATCAACACCACGTGCTCAAGTTCCGGTCGCGTCGCCACCAGGTCGTAGACGGTATCCTCCAGGTAGCGGGCATTGGCGAAGTAGAGGCTCTCGTCGATGCGCAGCAACGCCAGGTGACTGGCGGTCTCGGTGTCGTGCCGTTCGACGTTGCGGAAGTGCTCGGTACCGGCAATGCGCCCGACCAGAGCGCTGTGGGGGCGACTGGTGCGATAGAGGAACAGCGCGATGGAGAGCCCCACGCCGCCGAGGATACCGGCCTCGACCCCCTCGACCAGGGTCAGCAGGATGGTCGCGGCCATAGCCGAGAAGTCGCTGCGCGAGTAGCGCCAGGTCTGGCGGATCATGGACACGTCGACCAGCGTGATGATCGATACGGTGATGGTGGCGGCGAGGGTGGCGATGGGCAAATGGTGCAGTGCCGGGGTGAGGAACAGCGTCACCGCGCCGATGCCGAGCATGGCGAACATGCCGGCCAGCGGGGTTTGCGCCCCGGCGTCGTAGTTGATCACGGTGCGGGTCAGGCCGCCGCTGACCGGCATGCCGGCGGTGAAGGCCGCGGCGAGGTTGGTGCCACCCAAGGCGAGCAGCTCCTGGTTGGGCGAGATGCGCTCGCGCCGGCGTGCGGCGAGCATCTGGCCCATGGAGACGGACTCGACGAAGCCGACGATGCTGATCAACAGCGCCGGTACCAGCAGGGCCTGCCACGTTGCCGCATCGAAGCCGGGCAGGGTCAGCGGCGGCAGGCCCTGAGGGATGTCGCCGATCACCGCCACACCGCGCTGCTCCAGCCCCCAGTGCCAGGTCGCCAGTGTCGTGACCGCCACCGCCAAGACCGGGCCGGCCCGGGTCAGCAGGTCGGCCAGGGAGCGGGGCAGGCCGAGCCGGCGCAGGCTGGAGCGACCATACTGGCGCAGCCACAGCAGGAAGATGAGGGTTCCTGCGCCGATGACCAGGGTCGGCAGATGCAGGCCGGGCAGCTCCCGCACCAGCTCCACCACTCGCGGCAACAGGTCCCGCGCCGCGAGCTCGATCCCGAGCAGGTAACCCGCCTGGCTGGCGGCGATGAGAATGCCGGCGGCCGAGAGGAAACCGCCAATGACCGGATGGCTCAGGAAATTGGCGACGAAGCCCATGCGCAGCAGGCCCATGGCCACCAGGATGAGGCCCGACAGCAGCGACAGGATCAGCGCCGCCTCGACGTATTCCGGGGTGCCTGGCGCGGCTACCCCAGAGAGCGCCGCGCCAGTCATCAGCGCAATGATCGCCACCGGCCCCACGGCCAGCGTGCGACTGGTGCCGAGCAGGGTGTATGCCAGGCTCGGCAGCAGGCTGGCGTACAGGCCGACCACCGCCGGCAGGCCGGCCAGCACGGCGTAGGCCAGGGACTGGGGGATCACCATGACGGTGACGATGAGGCCTGCCAGCAGGTCGGCGCCGCCGAGGCGACGGTTGTAGTGGGGCAGCCAGGTAAGGACCGGAAGGTAGCGTCTGAGCATCCGTCTCTTCGTGTCAGGGTGGGGGGGGGAATGCACAGACTAAACGATATTGGTGGATGGGTTGAGTCTTGGTTAGCATCGAGTGATATAGACGAAACCCCCTTTGACCATATAGGACACCTCATGAAGCCCGAAACCATCGCCCTGCACCACGGCTACGCCCCCGACGACCAGCACGCCGTGGCCGTGCCGATCCACCAGACCACCTCGTTCTCCTTCGACAGCGCCCAGCATGCCGCCGACCTCTTCGACCTCAAGGTCGAGGGCAACATCTACTCGCGCATCATGAATCCCACCTGCGCGGTGCTGGAGCAGCGCATCGCCGCGCTGGAGGGAGGCATCGCCGGCCTGGCGGTGGCCTCCGGCATGGCCGCGATCACCTACGCGATACAGACCATTGCCGAGGCTGGCGACAACATCGTTTCGATCAGCGAGCTGTACGGCGGCACCTACAATCTGTTCGCTCATACCCTGCCGCGGCAGGGCATCGAGGTGCGCTTCGCCGACAAGGACGATCTCGACGGCATCGAATCGCTGATCGATGCCCGCACCAAGGCGGTGTTCTGCGAAAGCGTGGGCAACCCCTCGGGCAGCGTGGTCGACATGGCCCGGCTGGCAGAGGTCGCCCACCGCCACGGCGTGCCGGTGATCGTCGACAACACCGTAGCCACGCCGTTCCTGTGGCGTCCGATCGAGCACGGGGCGGACATCGTCATTCACTCCGCCACCAAGTACATCGGCGGCCACGGCACCACCGTGGGGGGCGTCATCGTCGATTCCGGAAAGTTTCCGTGGGCTGACCATGCCCAGCGCTTCCCGCTGCTCAACGAGCCGGATGTCTCCTACCACGGGGTGAGCTATACCCGTGACGTGGGCGAGGCCGCCTTCATCGCTCGCGCGCGGGTGGTGCCGCTGCGCAACATGGGCGCAGCGCTCTCTGCCCAAGCGGCGTGGAATCTGCTGCAGGGGCTGGAGACGCTGGCGTTGCGCATCGAGCGCATCTGCGACAATGCCCAGCGCGTGGCCGAGTACCTGGAAGGGCATCCGGCGGTGACCTGGGTACAGTACGCCGGCCTGGCCGGCCACAAGGATCACGCCCTGGCCAAGCGCTACATGAACGGCCACGCCTCGGGCATCCTCAGCTTCGGCATCCAGGGTGGCCGCGAGGCGGGAGCCCGCTTCTACGATGCGCTGGGCATGATCCTGCGCCTGGTCAACATCGGCGACGCCAAGACCTGTTCGTCGATTCCGGCCTCGACCACCCACCGTCAGCTCA
This portion of the Billgrantia sulfidoxydans genome encodes:
- a CDS encoding PaaI family thioesterase, which translates into the protein MSESSQSPLMGYHELLGLRVVEWSEGVAVVELVADERHLNRSGIVHGGVLTSMLDSALSLAGLYCELPGRVRRGMTLSLTTTFVGPAGPGLLRATGRVRGGGRKVYMASGEVTGRGGELVAMAEGAFRRRAGSESPEGVPE
- a CDS encoding enoyl-CoA hydratase/isomerase family protein, giving the protein MTSPVTYQRHDEIGVIIIDNPPVNALGQAVRQGVMEAVSQGNDDPQAQVLVLLARGRTFIAGADIREFGKPPQAPILPQVIAHLEASAKPIVAVLHGTALGGGLEVAMGCQLRVALPGTRVGLPEVKLGLLPGAGGTQRLPRLAGVEAALDLITSGRFAPADEALSLGIVDAVLELDDPLEAGLAAARDVLSGTRRARVTGELPPPAADPEVIERYRAKLESEVPELYSPFRCLEAIAASSEGSLAEGLRRERELFLSCMESPQRAGLIHAFFAARAPHKVPEAGEASALTRLALLGEHPLYDKLRNKAERAGIELNERADDATQACLIAAGADATCPAHCLRIALRDVEAAHDLDSLDADLALVVPAEGSLAELVALRADAARQQAVANLLKALRQEVAVSRQGSLLATLAQAAWDDDANPHAAMEAASLMLAERGWAYRASDIDLLAIEALGYPRHLGGPHRQASLAVEERHG
- a CDS encoding TRAP transporter permease, which gives rise to MTTATSPPESPRQLKEKITHVRSLPTALRWIPGAVTVVLMAMTLDYLFNLGWLRFVTGLETQFYYAVVALLLPLVYLLWPALPSRQHLPVPWYDYLLSAVTLIVGGYFVYHAESILERGWAFAAPDTAILASYAWWLLIVEAARRAGGWPIAVIVATFSLYPLVADIVPGPIQAFPSTLEETAMYHTMSTESIMGVPLQAFAGLVIGFLVFGVVLQKSGGGKFFIDLAFALLGHVRGGPAKVSIFSSGLMGSMSGSVISNVLTTGVLSIPAMRRIGMGRSFAGGVEACASTGGVLMPPVMGATAFVMAMFLDVPYAAVALAAVIPSILYFLGLFIQIDAYAARHDIQGLPAAELPSIAQTLKQGWYFIFVFALLVWMLLVMQREAVAPFYATALLLVLNQFSRRNRWGLRELGESLSSAAKLFAELIAILAGVGMLVGALSMTGLSGTIANDFIHIAGGSVPLLLIMGALTSFVLGIGMTVTAAYIFLAVALAPALIQGGGLDPMAVHMFILYWGMLSFITPPVALGAFAAATVAGARPMATGLQAMRLGSVIYFIPFLFVLNPALIMQGEAWQIGLVFVQAVIGIVLFASAMQGYLIGVGRLGIGALHEIPARGLVLVAGLLFALPGGGMVPLSQFELLGSAMAALLPAVLLARWSQRHAGPRMAKMAPPVDS
- a CDS encoding TAXI family TRAP transporter solute-binding subunit: MRQLSHPLAFIALPLSLLCAGVAQSAEVELPRTMAWTAYGTNSSGYAQAVAIGNMLQNHYGTSVRVLPGDNDVSRMTPLKQGRVDLCACGIASYYGAEGVLMFADRDWGPQPIRVLTTSTASFGLSLAVAGDLDVETPADLAGKRIAYIRGDDALNKGTEAYLAFGGLTWDDVERVDYPGYARSFDGIIAGDVDASFTTTVTPPAQQLASSPRGISWPVLDPDDAEGWERMLAVAPYFQPHEVTAGAGDVSADNPVPSASYPYPIVVANQDLDDNVAYGLIKALQDNYDDYKDAAPGAVGYALEYQDLTWVLPFHDAVVEYYKEIGEWTDDMQAHQDSLVERQELLLETWNAFIEDAPSDEEAFRDAWMQARATALRDAGFDPVFE
- a CDS encoding SulP family inorganic anion transporter; translation: MLRRYLPVLTWLPHYNRRLGGADLLAGLIVTVMVIPQSLAYAVLAGLPAVVGLYASLLPSLAYTLLGTSRTLAVGPVAIIALMTGAALSGVAAPGTPEYVEAALILSLLSGLILVAMGLLRMGFVANFLSHPVIGGFLSAAGILIAASQAGYLLGIELAARDLLPRVVELVRELPGLHLPTLVIGAGTLIFLLWLRQYGRSSLRRLGLPRSLADLLTRAGPVLAVAVTTLATWHWGLEQRGVAVIGDIPQGLPPLTLPGFDAATWQALLVPALLISIVGFVESVSMGQMLAARRRERISPNQELLALGGTNLAAAFTAGMPVSGGLTRTVINYDAGAQTPLAGMFAMLGIGAVTLFLTPALHHLPIATLAATITVSIITLVDVSMIRQTWRYSRSDFSAMAATILLTLVEGVEAGILGGVGLSIALFLYRTSRPHSALVGRIAGTEHFRNVERHDTETASHLALLRIDESLYFANARYLEDTVYDLVATRPELEHVVLICSAVNLIDASALESLDAINARLKDSRVTLHLAEVKGPVMDQLKRSDFLDDMTGRVFLSSYAAWRELSRPSE
- a CDS encoding O-acetylhomoserine aminocarboxypropyltransferase/cysteine synthase family protein, which codes for MKPETIALHHGYAPDDQHAVAVPIHQTTSFSFDSAQHAADLFDLKVEGNIYSRIMNPTCAVLEQRIAALEGGIAGLAVASGMAAITYAIQTIAEAGDNIVSISELYGGTYNLFAHTLPRQGIEVRFADKDDLDGIESLIDARTKAVFCESVGNPSGSVVDMARLAEVAHRHGVPVIVDNTVATPFLWRPIEHGADIVIHSATKYIGGHGTTVGGVIVDSGKFPWADHAQRFPLLNEPDVSYHGVSYTRDVGEAAFIARARVVPLRNMGAALSAQAAWNLLQGLETLALRIERICDNAQRVAEYLEGHPAVTWVQYAGLAGHKDHALAKRYMNGHASGILSFGIQGGREAGARFYDALGMILRLVNIGDAKTCSSIPASTTHRQLSDDELVAAGVTPDMVRLSIGIEHVDDIIADLEQALAASQA